One segment of Deinococcus multiflagellatus DNA contains the following:
- a CDS encoding metal-sensitive transcriptional regulator codes for MTDHPAAHCPPPTPEEGVEVHTHAGHLCMPEESRKRAARRLAIARGHLESIRRSLDDPHVYCVDVLRQIKAVQGALDGAASVVLRGHLEAHVATAATRGDEQELVDELMDVLKYL; via the coding sequence ATGACCGACCATCCGGCCGCCCACTGCCCGCCCCCGACCCCCGAGGAGGGGGTGGAGGTCCACACCCACGCGGGTCACCTGTGCATGCCGGAAGAGAGCCGCAAACGCGCCGCGCGGCGGCTGGCGATTGCCCGCGGCCACCTGGAAAGTATTCGCCGCTCACTGGACGACCCCCACGTGTACTGCGTGGACGTGCTGCGCCAGATCAAGGCGGTGCAGGGCGCCCTGGACGGCGCCGCCAGCGTGGTGCTGCGCGGGCACCTGGAAGCGCATGTGGCCACCGCCGCCACCCGGGGCGACGAGCAGGAACTGGTGGACGAACTGATGGACGTGCTGAAGTACCTGTAA
- a CDS encoding heavy metal translocating P-type ATPase, with the protein MQKTIELGVQGMTCASCVGRVERGLKKVEGVQEATVNLATERATVTYDPALTSPQALLDRVQAVGYEPVTAQAEFGVQGMTCANCVGRVERALKKVDGVLAASVNLATERATVTYLPQSVAPGELKAAIRGAGYEVLDAQAGQAREDQERAAREREVAELRRQVTFSAVFAVPLLLLAMGPMLIPALNDWLMGTFGHGVMTTLNWVMQALALPIQFGPGRRFYRLGWKSLRGRSPDMNALVMIGTTAAFAYSVVATVAPGLFPKGTAHVYYEAAGVVITLVLLGKYFEALAKGRSSEAMKTLLGLQARTARVRRGDQEQDVPTDEVRVGDLIVVRPGEKIPVDGEVVQGASYVDESMITGEPVPVSKQPGAGVVGGTINGHGALTFRATRVGADTALAQIIRLVETAQGSKPPIQGLADRVVAVFVPVVLGIAALTFGLWLLLGGPSALSFALVTTVAVLIIACPCAMGLATPTSVMVGTGKAAELGVLFKSGGALEGLQAVDVVALDKTGTLTRGRPELTDLLPAPGMERGTVLRLVAAAESQSEHPIARALVEAAAREGLGVPRPETVEAVPGFGLSAVIEGRRVQVGADRYMARLGLDVTPFAAQAQALGDAGKSPLYAALDGQLAAVLAVADPIKEGSPEAVQALHRLGLKVAMITGDNARTAQAIARQLGIDTVLAEVLPSGKSDAVKALQAQGQRVAFVGDGINDAPALAQADVGLAIGTGTDVAVETADVILMSGDLRGVPGALALSRATLRNIRLNLFWAFAYNIVLIPVAAGALYPALGWLLSPVLAAAAMGFSSVFVLSNALRLRGFRPPVRPGPPPPVPVPTGTPSPA; encoded by the coding sequence ATGCAGAAAACCATCGAACTGGGTGTGCAGGGCATGACCTGTGCCAGTTGTGTGGGGCGGGTGGAGCGCGGATTGAAAAAGGTGGAGGGGGTGCAGGAGGCCACGGTGAATCTGGCCACCGAGCGCGCCACCGTCACCTACGACCCTGCCCTCACCAGCCCGCAGGCGCTGCTGGACCGCGTGCAGGCCGTGGGCTACGAGCCGGTCACGGCCCAGGCCGAGTTTGGAGTTCAGGGCATGACCTGCGCCAACTGCGTGGGCCGCGTGGAACGGGCGCTGAAGAAGGTGGATGGGGTGCTGGCCGCCAGCGTAAATCTGGCCACCGAGCGCGCGACCGTCACCTACCTGCCCCAGAGCGTGGCCCCGGGCGAGCTGAAGGCGGCCATCCGAGGGGCGGGGTATGAGGTGCTCGACGCCCAGGCCGGGCAGGCCCGCGAGGACCAGGAACGCGCTGCCCGCGAGCGCGAGGTGGCCGAGCTGCGCCGGCAGGTGACCTTCAGCGCCGTGTTCGCCGTGCCGCTGCTGCTGCTGGCGATGGGTCCCATGCTGATTCCCGCGCTGAACGACTGGCTGATGGGCACCTTTGGGCACGGCGTGATGACCACCCTGAACTGGGTGATGCAGGCGCTGGCGCTGCCCATTCAGTTCGGGCCTGGGCGGCGGTTTTATCGCCTGGGCTGGAAAAGCCTGCGGGGCCGCTCGCCGGACATGAACGCCCTGGTCATGATCGGCACCACGGCGGCCTTTGCCTACAGCGTGGTGGCCACCGTGGCCCCGGGCCTGTTCCCCAAAGGCACCGCCCATGTGTACTACGAGGCGGCGGGCGTGGTCATCACGCTGGTGCTGCTGGGCAAATACTTTGAGGCGCTGGCCAAGGGCCGCTCCAGCGAGGCCATGAAGACCCTGCTGGGCCTGCAGGCCCGCACCGCCCGGGTGCGGCGCGGCGACCAGGAACAGGACGTGCCCACCGACGAGGTGCGCGTGGGCGACCTGATCGTGGTGCGCCCCGGCGAGAAGATTCCCGTGGACGGCGAGGTGGTGCAGGGCGCCAGTTACGTGGACGAAAGCATGATCACGGGCGAGCCGGTGCCCGTGAGCAAGCAGCCCGGCGCGGGCGTGGTGGGCGGCACCATCAACGGCCACGGCGCCCTGACCTTCCGCGCCACTCGCGTGGGCGCCGATACGGCGCTGGCCCAGATCATCCGGCTGGTGGAAACCGCCCAGGGCAGCAAGCCGCCCATTCAGGGCCTGGCCGACCGGGTGGTGGCTGTGTTCGTGCCGGTGGTGCTGGGCATTGCCGCGCTGACCTTTGGGCTGTGGCTGCTGCTGGGGGGGCCGTCTGCCCTGAGCTTCGCGCTGGTGACCACGGTGGCGGTGCTGATCATCGCCTGCCCCTGCGCCATGGGGCTGGCGACCCCCACCAGTGTCATGGTGGGCACCGGCAAGGCCGCCGAACTGGGCGTGCTGTTCAAGAGTGGCGGCGCGCTGGAAGGGCTGCAGGCCGTGGACGTGGTGGCCCTGGACAAGACCGGCACCCTCACCCGGGGCCGCCCCGAACTGACCGACCTGTTGCCCGCCCCCGGCATGGAGCGGGGAACCGTGCTGCGCCTTGTGGCCGCCGCCGAGAGCCAGAGTGAGCACCCCATTGCCCGCGCGTTGGTGGAGGCCGCCGCCCGCGAAGGCCTGGGCGTGCCTCGCCCCGAAACGGTCGAGGCCGTACCCGGCTTCGGCCTGAGCGCCGTGATAGAGGGCCGCCGCGTGCAGGTGGGCGCCGACCGCTACATGGCGAGGCTGGGGCTGGACGTCACCCCCTTTGCGGCGCAGGCCCAGGCCCTGGGCGACGCCGGCAAGAGCCCGCTGTACGCGGCGCTGGACGGCCAGTTGGCGGCGGTGCTGGCGGTGGCCGACCCCATCAAGGAAGGCAGCCCCGAAGCGGTGCAGGCCCTGCACCGCCTGGGCCTGAAGGTCGCCATGATCACCGGGGACAACGCGCGCACCGCGCAGGCCATTGCCCGGCAACTGGGCATTGACACCGTGCTGGCCGAGGTGCTGCCCAGCGGCAAAAGTGACGCTGTCAAGGCACTGCAGGCGCAGGGGCAGCGGGTGGCCTTTGTGGGCGACGGCATCAACGACGCGCCTGCCCTGGCCCAGGCCGATGTGGGGCTGGCTATCGGCACTGGCACCGACGTGGCGGTGGAAACCGCCGACGTGATCCTGATGAGCGGGGACCTGCGCGGCGTGCCGGGCGCCCTTGCCCTGAGCCGCGCGACCCTGCGCAACATCCGCCTGAACCTGTTCTGGGCCTTTGCGTACAACATCGTGCTGATTCCGGTGGCGGCGGGCGCGCTGTACCCGGCGCTGGGCTGGCTGCTCAGCCCGGTGCTGGCGGCGGCGGCGATGGGCTTTTCCAGCGTGTTCGTTCTGAGTAACGCCCTGCGCCTGCGGGGGTTCCGGCCCCCGGTGCGTCCTGGGCCTCCGCCCCCGGTCCCGGTGCCCACAGGCACGCCCAGCCCGGCGTAA
- a CDS encoding CopZ family metallochaperone, which translates to MTKIELDVTGMTCGHCQTAVTNTLKSVPGVDDVQVNLQTGKAVVQGAAQPEQLIAAVQEEGYGARLSTP; encoded by the coding sequence ATGACCAAGATTGAACTGGATGTGACGGGTATGACCTGCGGCCACTGCCAGACCGCCGTGACCAACACCCTGAAGAGTGTGCCCGGCGTGGACGACGTGCAGGTGAATCTGCAGACCGGAAAAGCCGTGGTACAGGGCGCCGCCCAGCCCGAGCAGCTGATCGCCGCCGTGCAGGAAGAGGGCTACGGCGCCCGCCTGTCCACCCCCTGA